TCCCGGCGGCCTCCGTGCGTGCGAGCAAGGAGAACCCACGGGCGACGAGCACGTCGGCGGCGAGCACCGCCACGTTGGCGTCGTCGCTTTCGTCGCTCGCCCACGGCACCTCCCTGGCGAGTCGGCGCGTCAGCCGCAGGCCCTCGTAGATGAGCTGCGTGCCGGCGGCGCGCTCGGCGACGGTCTCGAAGTCGAGCGCGGAATCGAGGGCGCGTGCCGAGAGCACCACCAGAACGCCGGGGGCCATCGAGCCGGTGTCGAGGGCGGCCGTAACGCTCTGGTTGAACGGTTCGGGGTCGATATCACGGACGGCCTCCCGCGCTGCGGACCGGACGTGGGAGGCTTCCTCCATCGACAAATCGTAGGGCCGCGGAGGGCAAAGGCCTTTGGAAACGGGCCGTACGTTCGCCCGTGATTACGACCAGTATCGACGGTTCGGTCGCCACCGTCACCCTCGACCGCCCCCGCAAACGCAACGCGCTCTCGCCCGCCGCGCTCGCCGACCTCGAAGCCACGGTCGCAGACTTCGACACACCCGTCGTCCACCTGCGCGGCGCTGGCCCGGCCTTCTGTGCCGGTGCCGACCTCGGCGCAGTTGCCGATCTCGACGGCGAGGCTGCCCACGAGTTCGCCCGCAGCGGCCAGCGCGTCGCAAACGCCATCGAAAGCACCGAATCGGTGTTCGTCGCGGGCATCGACGGGGCTGCTCGTGGGGGAGGGGTCGAACTCGCGCTCGCCTGCGACATCCGTCTCGCCACCCCGGACGCGACCTTCGCCGAAACGGGTGTGCGGCTCGGACTGTTCGGCGCGTGGGGCGGCACGCA
This region of Halococcus sediminicola genomic DNA includes:
- a CDS encoding DUF7114 family protein encodes the protein MEEASHVRSAAREAVRDIDPEPFNQSVTAALDTGSMAPGVLVVLSARALDSALDFETVAERAAGTQLIYEGLRLTRRLAREVPWASDESDDANVAVLAADVLVARGFSLLARTEAAGSAVETVRNFGRDRTSGLDEHRLEADVFRLAAVAGTTAVDGHPSANYREFVANLAAEDSTHLPAAEALFDAATRDALARRASAAFESADTGARTSATDS
- a CDS encoding enoyl-CoA hydratase/isomerase family protein, translated to MITTSIDGSVATVTLDRPRKRNALSPAALADLEATVADFDTPVVHLRGAGPAFCAGADLGAVADLDGEAAHEFARSGQRVANAIESTESVFVAGIDGAARGGGVELALACDIRLATPDATFAETGVRLGLFGAWGGTHRLPEVVGAGNALDLALSGRTIDAEEALRMGLISRVVEDPAEVAATIAGHDSDALAALKERMRDDAPPEEQDRREADTFAGLVERADLTEYR